A section of the Telopea speciosissima isolate NSW1024214 ecotype Mountain lineage chromosome 3, Tspe_v1, whole genome shotgun sequence genome encodes:
- the LOC122656350 gene encoding peroxiredoxin-2E-2, chloroplastic-like yields MAVSASLTMARLLSSPIATSLSATARLAPKTLSSNFFFAAPLRLRLRHPPLRSATTSATKNSISATISVGDKLPDSTFSYFDSAGELQTVTVSDLTKGKKAVLFAVPGAFTPTCSQKHLPGFVEKSGELKAKGVDTIACISVNDAFVMKAWKENLKIEDEVMLLSDGNGDFTRAIGVELDLSDKPIGLGVRSRRYAILAEDGVVKVLNLEEGGAFTTSSAEDMLKAL; encoded by the coding sequence ATGGCGGTCTCAGCTTCTCTAACCATGGCGAGACTCTTATCGTCTCCCATAGCCACGTCTCTCTCAGCCACAGCCCGTCTTGCACCCAAGACCCtctcttcaaatttcttcttcgcAGCTCCTCTCCGCCTCAGGCTCCGCCACCCACCTCTCAGGTCCGCCACCACTTCCGCAACCAAAAACTCCATCTCCGCCACTATTTCCGTCGGCGACAAACTCCCCGATTCCACCTTCTCCTACTTCGACTCCGCCGGAGAACTCCAAACCGTCACAGTCTCAGACCTCACCAAGGGCAAGAAAGCAGTCTTGTTCGCAGTTCCCGGAGCTTTCACACCGACTTGTTCTCAGAAACACCTTCCTGGGTTCGTTGAGAAGTCCGGTGAATTGAAGGCCAAGGGGGTTGATACCATTGCTTGCATTTCGGTGAATGACGCCTTTGTGATGAAAGCTTGGAAGgagaatttgaagattgaggatgAAGTCATGTTGCTCTCGGATGGGAATGGAGATTTCACGAGGGCTATTGGGGTTGAGCTTGACTTGAGTGATAAGCCCATTGGGTTGGGAGTACGGTCGAGGAGGTATGCTATTCTTGCGGAAGATGGGGTTGTTAAGGTTTTGAATTTGGAGGAGGGCGGTGCATTTACGACGAGCAGCGCTGAAGATATGCTGAAGGCTCTCTGA
- the LOC122653615 gene encoding enolase-like — protein sequence MATIKLVKARQIFDSRGNPTVEVDVLLTDGTLARAAVPSGASTGIYEALELRDGGSDYLGKGVLKAVENVNDIIGPALVGKDPTEQTSLDNYMVQQLDGTVNEWGWCKQKLGANAILAVSLAVCKAGASVKKIPLYKHIANLAGNKTLVLPVPAFNVINGGSHAGNKLAMQEFMILPVGASSFKEAMKMGVEVYHHLKAVIKKKYGQDATNVGDEGGFAPNIQENKEGLELLKTAIAKAGYTEKVVIGMDVAASEFYGTDKTYDLNFKEEGNDGSQKISGDALKDVYKSFVADYPIVSIEDPFDQDDWEHYSKLTSEVGGNVQIVGDDLLVTNPKRVEKAINEKSCNALLLKVNQIGSVTESIEAVKMSKHAGWGVMASHRSGETEDTFIADLSVGLATGQIKTGAPCRSERLAKYNQLLRIEEELGSEAIYAGANFRKPVEPY from the exons ATGGCGACGATCAAGCTCGTCAAAGCTAGACAAATCTTCGACAGCCGTGGCAATCCAACGGTTGAG GTGGATGTTCTACTAACAGATGGTACCCTCGCCAGAGCCGCAGTTCCTAGTGGTGCATCCACTG GGATTTATGAAGCACTTGAACTACGAGATGGAGGGTCAGATTACCTGGGAAAAGGTGTTTTGAAG GCTGTTGAGAATGTCAATGATATTATTGGTCCAGCATTGGTTGGCAAG GACCCAACTGAACAAACTAGTCTTGACAACTACATGGTACAACAGCTTGATGGAACAGTTAATGAATGGGGTTGGTGCAAACAGAAG CTTGGAGCAAATGCAATATTGGCAGTTTCTCTTGCAGTCTGCAAAGCAGGGGCTAGTGTTAAGAAGATACCACTTTACAAG CATATCGCCAACCTCGCTGGTAACAAGACCTTGGTGCTACCGGTTCCTGCTTTCAATGTCATTAATGGTGGATCACATGCAGGAAACAAACTTGCAATGCAG GAGTTCATGATCCTACCTGTGGGAGCTTCCTCTTTCAAAGAGGCCATGAAGATGGGAGTAGAAGTATACCACCATTTGAAG GCTGTGATAAAGAAGAAATATGGCCAAGACGCAACAAATGTTGGTGATGAAGGTGGCTTTGCCCCCAACATTCAG GAGAACAAGGAGGGGCTTGAGTTGCTCAAGACAGCCATTGCTAAAGCTGGTTACACTGAAAAA GTGGTTATTGGAATGGATGTTGCTGCTTCTGAGTTTTATGGAACAGACAAAACATATGATCTAAATTTCAAAGAagag GGCAACGATGGGTCACAAAAGATCTCAGGAGATGCCCTTAAAGATGTTTACAAGTCATTTGTGGCTGATTACCCAATAGTATCTATTGAAGATCCATTTGACCAAGATGACTGGGAACACTACTCTAAGCTAACCAGTGAAGTTGGAGGGAATGTACAGATTGTGGGAGATGATCTCTTGGTCACTAACCCAAAG AGGGTTGAGAAGGCAATCAACGAGAAATCATGCAATGCCCTTCTTCTCAAG GTTAACCAAATTGGGTCTGTTACTGAGAGTATTGAAGCTGTGAAAATGTCCAAGCATGCTGGTTGGGGCGTCATGGCCAGCCACCGCAG TGGAGAGACAGAGGACACTTTCATTGCAGATCTCTCTGTGGGTTTGGCCACG gGTCAGATTAAGACCGGAGCTCCTTGCAGGTCAGAGCGTCTTGCAAAGTACAATCAG CTCCTGCGGATTGAGGAGGAGCTTGGTTCAGAAGCAATTTATGCTGGAGCCAACTTCCGCAAGCCTGTTGAGCCCTACTAg